In Trifolium pratense cultivar HEN17-A07 linkage group LG7, ARS_RC_1.1, whole genome shotgun sequence, a genomic segment contains:
- the LOC123898253 gene encoding uncharacterized protein DDB_G0292186-like has translation MAKNNKYASINFNHIYDKSITTTNTNNNTNNKASKNPSISSSSSFSSASYSAVSAPNKHGRILVLTRPTPKPISQPKPNPDPPIQHVPDRPRSEPGSDSISLRPLGKTGTGSALLPSPVVNGEKQKELGSPKTDKFVPPHLRPGFVPREERVGPELGRFRENLRPKSGGGHERNRRVGGSDPGFGNRPNSSG, from the coding sequence ATGGCAAAAAACAACAAGTATGCTTCCATTAACTTCAACCATATCTACGACAAATccataacaacaacaaacacaaacaacaacaccaacaacaaaGCATCAAAAAACCcttctatttcttcatcttcttcattctctTCCGCTTCTTATTCTGCAGTTTCCGCTCCTAACAAACATGGTCGTATTCTTGTTCTGACCCGACCCACACCCAAACCCATTTCACAACCCAAACCCAACCCCGACCCCCCGATTCAACACGTTCCAGATCGACCCCGGTCTGAACCAGGATCAGATTCGATCTCGCTTCGTCCTTTAGGAAAAACCGGTACTGGGTCGGCTCTTTTACCTTCGCCTGTTGTGAACGGTGAGAAACAGAAGGAATTGGGTTCTCCGAAAACGGATAAGTTTGTTCCGCCGCATCTTCGACCGGGTTTTGTGCCTAGAGAGGAACGGGTTGGGCCGGAACTTGGGAGGTTTAGGGAAAACTTGCGACCCAAGTCTGGTGGTGGACATGAGAGGAATAGGAGGGTTGGTGGGTCTGATCCGGGTTTTGGGAATCGACCCAATTCGAGTGGATGA
- the LOC123898252 gene encoding ras-related protein Rab11B-like translates to MGVTADEEYDYLFKLVLIGDSGVGKSNLLSRFTRNEFNLESKSTIGVEFATRSVKILDKLVKAQIWDTAGQERYRAITSAYYRGAVGALLVYDTTRHVTFENVERWLKELRDHTDASIVIMLVGNKADLRHLQAVSTEEATTFAEKENIYFMETSALESLNVDSAFVEVLTQIYNVVSKKALEKENGSASLPKGETINIGKDDVSEVKKSGCCSTA, encoded by the exons ATGGGTGTTACTGCAGATGAAGAATATGATTACTTGTTCAAGTTGGTTTTGATCGGTGATTCTGGTGTTGGAAAGTCTAATCTTTTATCTAGATTTACTAGAAATGAATTCAACTTGGAATCTAAATCTACTATTGGTGTTGAATTTGCTACCCGTAGTGTCAAGATTCTTGATAAGCTTGTTAAGGCTCAGATTTGGGATACTGCTGGTCAAGAAAG atATCGTGCAATCACAAGTGCTTACTACCGTGGAGCCGTTGGTGCATTACTTGTGTACGACACAACAAGGCATGTAACATTTGAAAATGTGGAGAGATGGTTGAAGGAGCTTCGAGATCACACAGACGCCTCCATTGTAATCATGCTTGTAGGAAACAAAGCAGATCTTCGACACTTGCAAGCCGTGTCAACAGAAGAAGCAACCACATTTGCAGAGAAAGAAAACATATATTTCATGGAAACTTCTGCACTCGAGTCACTGAATGTGGATAGTGCTTTCGTGGAAGTGCTGACTCAGATATACAATGTTGTGAGCAAGAAGGCTCTCGAGAAAGAGAACGGTTCTGCATCATTGCCTAAGGGAGAGACTATCAATATTGGTAAAGATGATGTGTCAGAGGTTAAGAAGAGTGGATGCTGCAGTACAGCATAG
- the LOC123897420 gene encoding rac-like GTP-binding protein RAC2: MSTARFIKCVTVGDGAVGKTCMLISYTSNTFPTDYVPTVFDNFSANVVVDGSTVNLGLWDTAGQEDYNRLRPLSYRGADVFLLAFSLLSRASYENISKKWIPELRHYAPTVPIVLVGTKLDLREDRQYLIDHPGVTPITTAQGEELKRAIGAAVYLECSSKTQQNVKAVFDAAIKVVLQPPKQKKKRKKNRSCIFL, translated from the exons ATGAGTACAGCAAGATTCATCAAATGTGTTACTGTTGGAGATGGTGCTGTTGGAAAAACTTGTATGCTTATCTCTTACACAAGCAACACTTTCCCTACG gatTATGTGCCTACAGTTTTTGATAACTTTAGTGCAAATGTTGTGGTTGATGGTAGCACAGTTAATCTTGGATTATGGGACACTGCTG GACAAGAGGATTACAACAGGCTTAGGCCTTTGAGCTATAGAGGAGCAGATGTGTTCTTGTTGGCCTTTTCCTTACTCAGTAGAGCCAGCTATGAAAATATCTCTAAAAAG TGGATTCCTGAATTGAGACATTATGCTCCAACTGTGCCAATTGTACTTGTAGGGACAAAACTTG aTTTGAGGGAAGATAGGCAGTACTTGATTGATCATCCTGGAGTTACACCTATAACTACTGCCCAG GGAGAAGAGCTGAAGAGGGCTATTGGTGCAGCTGTGTACTTAGAATGCAGCTCAAAGACTCAACAG AATGTGAAGGCTGTGTTTGATGCTGCAATTAAGGTTGTTTTGCAGCCTCCTAAGCAAAAGAAAAAACGAAAGAAGAACAGATCATGCATTTTCCTTTAA
- the LOC123897863 gene encoding pentatricopeptide repeat-containing protein At1g06270-like: protein MALINKVSFFALHKVLHYSISGSRPVIGEAMCHRLVRHFFLSLNQCSSLHSASSSLQKLEPTVRAEVEAKNYVKIPDIISTELSRSQNSNPFSFLSSFPQNLQVQIVDEMLQSFISIRPRYKPQLTYSYLLSYTLQSSHPLPLALAILQRTLRSGCLPVPQTHVLLSSAWLDRRCLSHSVANILLEMQSIGYHPDCGTCNYLLSSLCAVDRLVEAVNVLKGMGGAGCIPDSNSYDIVIGAMCNARRTSDAQDLMKQMVEKYCLTPDHGTVVKFLTALRTNKEIWKAVEVIEFLEKEGNSVGFESYELVVEGCLARREYVLAAKVVMGMTERGFIPYIKVRLKIIEGLASIDEWKIACAVRERFAKLKS, encoded by the exons ATGGCACTGATAAATAAG GTGTCATTTTTCGCATTGCACAAAGTACTCCACTACTCTATTAGTGGATCAAGACCGGTGATTGGAGAAGCAATGTGCCATAGACTTGTTCGTCATTTCTTCCTTAGTCTGAACCAATGCTCTTCACTTCATTCAGCTTCTTCTTCACTGCAAAAGCTTGAACCGACTGTTAGAGCTGAAGTAGAAGCCAAAAACTATGTTAAAATTCCTGATATCATTTCCACGGAGTTGTCTCGATCCCAAAATTCAAATCCTTTCTCTTTTTTATCGTCTTTTCCGCAGAACTTACAAGTGCAAATTGTTGATGAAATGTTGCAATCTTTTATATCCATCAGACCACGCTATAAGCCCCAGCTAACCTATTCCTACCTTCTTTCCTACACCCTCCAAAGTTCTCACCCCCTTCCTCTTGCACTCGCTATCCTACAACGGACTCTACGTTCTGGTTGCTTACCAGTTCCTCAGACTCATGTTCTCCTCTCATCTGCTTGGTTGGACCGGCGATGTCTGTCGCATTCTGTGGCTAATATTTTACTTGAGATGCAATCAATTGGATATCATCCTGATTGTGGTACTTGTAATTATCTACTATCATCTCTTTGTGCTGTTGATCGGTTAGTGGAGGCAGTTAATGTGTTGAAGGGTATGGGTGGAGCAGGATGTATTCCCGATTCAAATAGTTACGACATTGTAATTGGTGCAATGTGCAATGCCCGAAGGACTTCTGACGCTCAAGATTTAATGAAGCAAATGGTGGAGAAATATTGTTTGACCCCAGACCATGGAACAGTGGTGAAATTCTTGACAGCATTACGGACAAACAAGGAGATATGGAAAGCTGTTGAGGTGATTGAGTTCCTGGAGAAAGAGGGAAACTCTGTCGGATTTGAGAGTTATGAGTTGGTGGTTGAAGGTTGCTTGGCGAGACGTGAGTATGTTTTGGCTGCAAAGGTTGTTATGGGGATGACAGAAAGAGGTTTTATACCGTATATCAAGGTGAGGCTGAAGATAATCGAAGGTTTGGCGAGCATCGATGAGTGGAAGATAGCTTGTGCTGTGAGAGAAAGATTTGCAAAACTTAAATCTTAG
- the LOC123897865 gene encoding zingipain-1-like, whose product MRTTITLSIVILNLVVCNLWITASAFPAMQTKISTDPKVMKKRYETWLKRHGRHYGNREEWEVRFDIYQSNVQFIEFHNSQNHSYKLTDNKFADRTNEEFKSSYLGFLPRLRAQTNFTYHKHGVLPKSVDWRKKSVVTRVKDQGRCGSCWAFSAVAAVEGIHKIKTGKLVSLSEQQLIDCDTKRGNKGCEGGDMYIAFNYIKKHGGLATTKEYPLTGTSGTCNKAKAKSNAVTISGYEKVPARNEKMLKAAVAHQPVSVATDAGSFAFQFYSKGVFSGSCGKDLNHAMTIVGYGEENGEKYWLVKNSWANDWGESGYVKMKRDTKDKDGTCGIAMDPTYPVKH is encoded by the exons ATGAGGACAACTATAACATTAAGCATTGTTATACTCAATCTTGTTGTGTGCAATCTATGGATAACTGCAAGTGCATTTCCTGCAATGCAGACAAAAATTTCAACTGACCCGAAAGTCATGAAGAAGAGGTATGAAACTTGGCTAAAACGACACGGACGACATTATGGAAACAGAGAAGAATGGGAAGTTCGTTTCGACATTTACCAGTCAAATGTTCAGTTTATAGAGTTTCACAACTCTCAAAACCACTCTTACAAGCTAACAGACAACAAGTTTGCAGATCGTACAAATGAAGAGTTCAAAAGCAGCTATTTGGGTTTTCTGCCTCGGTTGCGTGCACAGACAAATTTCACATATCATAAACATGGAGTTCTGCCAAAAAGCGTTGACTGGAGGAAGAAAAGTGTTGTTACACGTGTCAAAGATCAAGGCCGTTGTG GAAGTTGTTGGGCATTCTCGGCCGTGGCAGCTGTGGAAGGCATCCACAAGATAAAAACAGGAAAGTTAGTTTCTCTATCAGAACAACAGCTGATAGATTGTGATACTAAAAGAGGGAATAAAGGATGTGAAGGTGGCGACATGTATATAGCATTCAACTACATCAAAAAGCATGGAGGGCTAGCTACTACTAAAGAATATCCTTTAACAGGAACAAGTGGTACCTGTAACAAAGCAAAAGCTAAAAGCAATGCGGTAACTATAAGCGGCTATGAAAAAGTACCTGCTCGCAATGAGAAAATGCTAAAAGCTGCAGTTGCTCATCAGCCTGTCTCCGTTGCAACTGATGCTGGAAGTTTTGcatttcaattttattcaaaaggtgTCTTCTCTGGAAGTTGTGGAAAGGACCTCAATCATGCCATGACTATAGTTGGGTATGGAGAAGAAAATGGTGAAAAGTATTGGCTTGTGAAGAATTCATGGGCAAATGACTGGGGTGAATCAGGTTATGTTAAGATGAAGCGTGATACTAAGGATAAAGACGGCACTTGTGGCATTGCCATGGATCCTACCTACCCTGTCAAACATTAA